In one window of Synergistaceae bacterium DNA:
- a CDS encoding histidine kinase, whose amino-acid sequence MAQLYPHSFFFERSFNPIAIYRIDCDIKDLNTKHLIFIDVNAAYERVNKVKKDDIVDRSFYEVWPTVEPCWGEIIVECIKNEKPVHCENESRYTGKYLEVTAFPIADGMAATIFLDRTEWKKSDEKLKKNQKKLLRYRTMLRELATQVTLSEENTRREIATDLHDSIGHSLLSLMFDLRKLRENYDIPLAAVDCLDNSLKITEQMIAESRQLIFQLSPPILLEVGLTPAIEALADNLLSPRGIRWNVTARGSQKDYAADDAVCVILYRMSRELLVNIIKHSKANDVSINVNRGPNGIQVVIEDNGIGLPKKFHMGRRSSSGLGLFSIRERLIHIGGNMQIISDKTGTTISLLAPLKINSVKCGENEEREND is encoded by the coding sequence ATGGCACAATTATATCCGCACAGTTTTTTCTTCGAACGTAGCTTTAATCCTATTGCCATCTACAGGATAGACTGCGATATTAAGGACTTAAACACGAAGCATCTGATATTTATCGATGTCAATGCAGCTTATGAGCGTGTCAACAAAGTAAAGAAGGATGATATCGTAGACAGGAGTTTCTATGAGGTATGGCCGACTGTTGAACCATGCTGGGGAGAGATAATAGTCGAATGTATAAAAAATGAAAAACCCGTACACTGTGAGAATGAGAGCAGATATACCGGGAAGTACCTTGAAGTGACGGCATTTCCTATTGCAGATGGCATGGCGGCGACAATTTTTCTAGACAGGACAGAGTGGAAGAAGTCTGACGAAAAACTTAAGAAAAATCAAAAAAAACTGTTGCGTTACCGGACAATGCTTAGAGAACTTGCGACGCAGGTCACTCTCAGCGAAGAAAACACACGAAGGGAGATCGCTACTGACCTGCATGACAGCATAGGGCACTCGCTTCTTTCCCTGATGTTTGATCTTCGCAAGTTACGTGAAAACTATGATATTCCATTGGCTGCAGTTGATTGTTTGGATAATTCACTAAAGATCACAGAGCAGATGATTGCAGAGAGCCGCCAGCTGATATTTCAATTGAGCCCTCCTATCCTCCTTGAGGTAGGTTTGACGCCGGCAATCGAGGCACTTGCAGACAACCTGCTTTCGCCGAGAGGAATCAGATGGAATGTTACGGCAAGGGGTTCGCAGAAAGATTATGCTGCGGACGATGCAGTATGCGTTATACTCTACAGAATGTCAAGAGAGCTGCTGGTCAATATTATAAAGCATTCAAAGGCCAATGATGTTTCGATCAATGTCAATAGAGGTCCTAACGGCATACAGGTCGTTATTGAAGATAACGGGATCGGACTTCCCAAAAAGTTCCATATGGGCAGAAGGTCTTCCTCGGGACTGGGATTGTTTAGCATCAGGGAAAGATTGATACATATCGGAGGCAATATGCAGATAATATCCGATAAAACAGGTACTACTATATCCTTGCTCGCACCTCTTAAAATAAACTCTGTTAAATGCGGGGAAAATGAGGAGAGAGAAAATGATTAG